In a single window of the Drosophila albomicans strain 15112-1751.03 chromosome 3, ASM965048v2, whole genome shotgun sequence genome:
- the LOC117572672 gene encoding serrate RNA effector molecule homolog isoform X3, whose product MGDSEDEYDRKRRDKFRGERDSYRPERRDERRPMGGGANARDEWGAERSAAGGGGGGGGGARHRPDYSDYRGSGPRPRYGSPGREMPPAKRMRPDWGDNEMRSNPRFGYDPYLVQAWNDHYQSLHSAYSHASHVPSARESVPSGGVTSDTQTQPAMLTLKQFLDTQDENISDSEVMRKYTEYKTDFKRQQLNEFFVAHKDEEWFKNKYHPEDSVRRSEEQRGFLKRRTDVFLELLENGTIDNVKIDSSQADALVRVLDTCVIKLEGGTDEDLKVLDEKPKDLPVVQERKSETVDSTVITKRETPDSPKQQTKTEKDDDDLPIIVSPSRKTTRPAHSDEENWDDDEMAASEKTASKTDQEEDDVPVTEKPAEGQADGGSPKSDSDKNLTKKKNKKHKRNGSGNESSSSGSSDSDSDSDDEKLKEKYDVEEGLRADQKAEAQKDKELEAAAKAKLQPPASPKPEESFEGKNQDVTDIKTEITDGNAEKPELMEEQSEKETEEKALDKDELETKDKGDGEIAKQANDEVTETIDLDKVKDGHPRALHRTSSIFLRNLAPSITKAEIEAICTRFSGYLRVAIADPLVERRWYRRGWITFTRDVNIKEICWSLNNQRLRDCEMGAIVNRDLSRRVRPANGITAHKQIVRSDIKLCAKIAMNLDERFRLWSDVSPAEEAASEGKAGVEATNGSGSNSTTYGFNSKNPVLQNITDYLIEEASAEEEELLGLAGDNKDSEGEPIERDEPLLTVLDRLVLYLRIVHSVDYYNHCEYPYEDEMPNRCGIIHARGPAPMRVTTNDVQEYIKTYEGKLVQFLTKSVQLSEDDIKELGAKNADTEVEKFVQANTQELAKDKWLCPLSGKKFKGPEFIRKHIFNKHEEKVDEVRKEVEYFNNYLRDPKRPQLPEHPGSSKRTDSESGRGGGGYRPPMYPPFSAMPYGFAPPMMGGGGRGGRNFPPARRELPLDHQRRLIGYHDLDAPVNSDMFD is encoded by the exons ATGGGTGATTCGGAAGATGAATACGATCGCAAACGGCGCGATAAGTTTCGCGGTGAACGTGACAGCTATCGGCCAGAACGTCGGGATGAACGACGTCCAATGGGTGGCGGAGCAAATGCTCGCGACGAGTGGGGAGCGGAGCG TTCGGCAGCTGGCGGTGGTGGAGGAGGTGGTGGCGGCGCACGGCATCGGCCAGATTACAGCGACTACCGCGGCTCCGGACCACGTCCACGATATGGATCACCTGGACGCGAGATGCCGCCCGCGAAGCGCATGCGTCCCGACTGGGGTGACAACGAGATGCGCTCGAATCCACGCTTTG GCTATGATCCGTACCTTGTGCAGGCTTGGAACGATCATTATCAGTCACTGCATTCGGCCTATTCGCATGCAAGCCATGTGCCATCTGCCCGCGAATCAGTTCCAAGTGGTGGCGTAACAAGTGACACGCAAACTCAGCCGGCGATGCTGACTTTGAAACAGTTTCTGGACACTCAGGATGAGAACATTTCCGACTCGGAGGTGATGCGCAAGTACACCGAGTATAAGACGGACTTTAAGCGACAGCAGCTGAATGAGTTCTTCGTGGCCCACAAGGATGAGGAATG gttcaaaaataaatatcatccCGAGGATAGCGTGCGGCGCAGTGAAGAACAGCGAGGATTTTTGAAG AGGCGTACAGATGTATTTCTTGAACTACTCGAGAATGGGACCATCGACAATGTCAAAATTGACTCCTCTCAAGCAGATGCATTGGTGCGCGTGCTTGACACTTGTGTGATTAAGCTAGAGGGCGGCACCGATGAGGATCTCAAGGTGCTTGATGAGAAGCCTAAGGATCTTCCTGTAGTCCAGGAGCGCAAATCGGAAACTGTTGATTCAACCGTAATTACCAAGCGCGAGACGCCCGATAGTCCAAAGCAGCAGACAAAAACTGAaaaggacgacgacgacttgCCAATTATTGTGTCACCTTCACGCAAAACAACGCGGCCCGCGCACTCTGATGAGGAGAATTGGGATGATGACGAGATGGCGGCATCAGAGAAGACTGCATCTAAAACGGATCAAGAAGAGGACGATGTACCCGTCACTGAGAAGCCAGCTGAAGGACAGGCCGATGGAGGTTCGCCAAAAAGTGACAGCGATAAAAAcctaacaaaaaagaaaaacaagaaacataAACGCAACGGTAGCGGCAACGAAAGTTCATCCTCTGGCAGCTCTGATTCGGACTCGGATTCCGACGACGAGAAGctcaaagaaaaatatgaCGTGGAAGAGGGTTTGCGCGCTGATCAAAAGGCCGAGGCACAAAAAGACAAAGAGTTGGAAGCAGCAGCTAAGGCCAAATTGCAACCACCTGCTAGTCCGAAACCTGAGGAGTCCTTTGAGGGTAAAAATCAGGACGTAACTGATATAAAAACGGAAATCACCGATGGGAACGCAGAAAAGCCTGAACTTATGGAAGAACAGTCTGAAAAAGAAACTGAAGAAAAGGCTTTGGACAAGGACGAGCTGGAGACAAAGGACAAAGGCGACGGggaaattgcaaaacaagCTAACGACGAAGTGACCGAGACAATCGATTTAGACAAAGTTAAGGATGGACATCCCCGTGCACTGCATCGCACATCATCCATATTTTTGCGCAATCTGGCCCCTTCAATAACCAAGGCAGAAATCGAGGCGATTTGCACCCGATTTAGTGGATATCTGCGCGTGGCAATTGCCGATCCTCTAGTGGAGCGACGTTGGTATCGCCGTGGTTGGATTACCTTTACTCGTGATGTTAACATAAAGGAGATCTGCTGGAGTCTGAACAATCAGCGTCTTCGGGACTGCGAAATGGGAGCAATTGTCAATCGCGATTTGAGTCGACGGGTGCGTCCCGCTAATGGCATCACAGCACATAAGCAGATTGTGCGCTCCGACATCAAGTTATGTGCTAAGATAGCAATGAATCTGGACGAGCGCTTCAGATTGTGGAGTGATGTATCTCCAGCGGAAGAAGCGGCTTCGGAGGGCAAGGCTGGTGTGGAGGCAACCAATGGCAGTGGAAGCAACTCGACTACTTATGGTTTTAATTCCAAGAATCCAGTACTTCAAAACATAACCGATTACCTCATCGAAGAAGCTTCTgccgaggaggaggagctATTGGGTTTGGCTGGCGACAACAAGGACAGCGAAGGCGAGCCCATCGAGAGAGATGAGCCGCTGCTGACAGTGCTAGATCGCTTGGTACTGTATTTGCGCATTGTTCATTCTGTGGATTACTACAATCACTGCGAGTATCCATATGAGGATGAGATGCCCAATCGCTGTGGTATCATCCATGCTCGTGGCCCAGCGCCCATGCGTGTCACCACCAACGATgttcaagaatatattaaGACGTATGAAGGCAAGCTAGTGCAATTCTTAACGAAGAGCGTTCAATTGAGCGAAGACGATATCAAAGAGCTTGGCGCCAAAAATGCAGACACGGAAGTGGAGAAATTCGTACAGGCCAACACCCAAGAATTGGCCAAAGACAAGTGGCTATGTCCGTTGTCGGGTAAAAAATTCAAAGGGCCCGAGTTCATCCGCAAGCACATCTTTAACAAGCATGAAGAGAAAGTTGACGAGGTTCGAAAGGAAGTcgaatatttcaataattatttgcGCGATCCCAAGCGCCCGCAGCTACCGGAGCATCCCGGCAGCTCTAAGCGCACGGACTCCGAGTCTGGCCGTGGCGGTGGCGG CTATCGACCACCGATGTATCCGCCCTTCTCAGCTATGCCTTATGGATTCGCGCCGCCCATGATGGGCGGTGGTGGTCGTGGAGGACGCAATTTTCCGCCAGCACGCAg AGAATTGCCTTTGGATCACCAACGACGGCTTATCGGTTACCATGATTTGGACGCGCCTGTTAATTCCGATATGTTTGACTAA
- the LOC117572672 gene encoding serrate RNA effector molecule homolog isoform X1, translated as MGDSEDEYDRKRRDKFRGERDSYRPERRDERRPMGGGANARDEWGAERNPFRGSSAAGGGGGGGGGARHRPDYSDYRGSGPRPRYGSPGREMPPAKRMRPDWGDNEMRSNPRFGYDPYLVQAWNDHYQSLHSAYSHASHVPSARESVPSGGVTSDTQTQPAMLTLKQFLDTQDENISDSEVMRKYTEYKTDFKRQQLNEFFVAHKDEEWFKNKYHPEDSVRRSEEQRGFLKRRTDVFLELLENGTIDNVKIDSSQADALVRVLDTCVIKLEGGTDEDLKVLDEKPKDLPVVQERKSETVDSTVITKRETPDSPKQQTKTEKDDDDLPIIVSPSRKTTRPAHSDEENWDDDEMAASEKTASKTDQEEDDVPVTEKPAEGQADGGSPKSDSDKNLTKKKNKKHKRNGSGNESSSSGSSDSDSDSDDEKLKEKYDVEEGLRADQKAEAQKDKELEAAAKAKLQPPASPKPEESFEGKNQDVTDIKTEITDGNAEKPELMEEQSEKETEEKALDKDELETKDKGDGEIAKQANDEVTETIDLDKVKDGHPRALHRTSSIFLRNLAPSITKAEIEAICTRFSGYLRVAIADPLVERRWYRRGWITFTRDVNIKEICWSLNNQRLRDCEMGAIVNRDLSRRVRPANGITAHKQIVRSDIKLCAKIAMNLDERFRLWSDVSPAEEAASEGKAGVEATNGSGSNSTTYGFNSKNPVLQNITDYLIEEASAEEEELLGLAGDNKDSEGEPIERDEPLLTVLDRLVLYLRIVHSVDYYNHCEYPYEDEMPNRCGIIHARGPAPMRVTTNDVQEYIKTYEGKLVQFLTKSVQLSEDDIKELGAKNADTEVEKFVQANTQELAKDKWLCPLSGKKFKGPEFIRKHIFNKHEEKVDEVRKEVEYFNNYLRDPKRPQLPEHPGSSKRTDSESGRGGGGYRPPMYPPFSAMPYGFAPPMMGGGGRGGRNFPPARRELPLDHQRRLIGYHDLDAPVNSDMFD; from the exons ATGGGTGATTCGGAAGATGAATACGATCGCAAACGGCGCGATAAGTTTCGCGGTGAACGTGACAGCTATCGGCCAGAACGTCGGGATGAACGACGTCCAATGGGTGGCGGAGCAAATGCTCGCGACGAGTGGGGAGCGGAGCG CAATCCATTTCGAGGTAGTTCGGCAGCTGGCGGTGGTGGAGGAGGTGGTGGCGGCGCACGGCATCGGCCAGATTACAGCGACTACCGCGGCTCCGGACCACGTCCACGATATGGATCACCTGGACGCGAGATGCCGCCCGCGAAGCGCATGCGTCCCGACTGGGGTGACAACGAGATGCGCTCGAATCCACGCTTTG GCTATGATCCGTACCTTGTGCAGGCTTGGAACGATCATTATCAGTCACTGCATTCGGCCTATTCGCATGCAAGCCATGTGCCATCTGCCCGCGAATCAGTTCCAAGTGGTGGCGTAACAAGTGACACGCAAACTCAGCCGGCGATGCTGACTTTGAAACAGTTTCTGGACACTCAGGATGAGAACATTTCCGACTCGGAGGTGATGCGCAAGTACACCGAGTATAAGACGGACTTTAAGCGACAGCAGCTGAATGAGTTCTTCGTGGCCCACAAGGATGAGGAATG gttcaaaaataaatatcatccCGAGGATAGCGTGCGGCGCAGTGAAGAACAGCGAGGATTTTTGAAG AGGCGTACAGATGTATTTCTTGAACTACTCGAGAATGGGACCATCGACAATGTCAAAATTGACTCCTCTCAAGCAGATGCATTGGTGCGCGTGCTTGACACTTGTGTGATTAAGCTAGAGGGCGGCACCGATGAGGATCTCAAGGTGCTTGATGAGAAGCCTAAGGATCTTCCTGTAGTCCAGGAGCGCAAATCGGAAACTGTTGATTCAACCGTAATTACCAAGCGCGAGACGCCCGATAGTCCAAAGCAGCAGACAAAAACTGAaaaggacgacgacgacttgCCAATTATTGTGTCACCTTCACGCAAAACAACGCGGCCCGCGCACTCTGATGAGGAGAATTGGGATGATGACGAGATGGCGGCATCAGAGAAGACTGCATCTAAAACGGATCAAGAAGAGGACGATGTACCCGTCACTGAGAAGCCAGCTGAAGGACAGGCCGATGGAGGTTCGCCAAAAAGTGACAGCGATAAAAAcctaacaaaaaagaaaaacaagaaacataAACGCAACGGTAGCGGCAACGAAAGTTCATCCTCTGGCAGCTCTGATTCGGACTCGGATTCCGACGACGAGAAGctcaaagaaaaatatgaCGTGGAAGAGGGTTTGCGCGCTGATCAAAAGGCCGAGGCACAAAAAGACAAAGAGTTGGAAGCAGCAGCTAAGGCCAAATTGCAACCACCTGCTAGTCCGAAACCTGAGGAGTCCTTTGAGGGTAAAAATCAGGACGTAACTGATATAAAAACGGAAATCACCGATGGGAACGCAGAAAAGCCTGAACTTATGGAAGAACAGTCTGAAAAAGAAACTGAAGAAAAGGCTTTGGACAAGGACGAGCTGGAGACAAAGGACAAAGGCGACGGggaaattgcaaaacaagCTAACGACGAAGTGACCGAGACAATCGATTTAGACAAAGTTAAGGATGGACATCCCCGTGCACTGCATCGCACATCATCCATATTTTTGCGCAATCTGGCCCCTTCAATAACCAAGGCAGAAATCGAGGCGATTTGCACCCGATTTAGTGGATATCTGCGCGTGGCAATTGCCGATCCTCTAGTGGAGCGACGTTGGTATCGCCGTGGTTGGATTACCTTTACTCGTGATGTTAACATAAAGGAGATCTGCTGGAGTCTGAACAATCAGCGTCTTCGGGACTGCGAAATGGGAGCAATTGTCAATCGCGATTTGAGTCGACGGGTGCGTCCCGCTAATGGCATCACAGCACATAAGCAGATTGTGCGCTCCGACATCAAGTTATGTGCTAAGATAGCAATGAATCTGGACGAGCGCTTCAGATTGTGGAGTGATGTATCTCCAGCGGAAGAAGCGGCTTCGGAGGGCAAGGCTGGTGTGGAGGCAACCAATGGCAGTGGAAGCAACTCGACTACTTATGGTTTTAATTCCAAGAATCCAGTACTTCAAAACATAACCGATTACCTCATCGAAGAAGCTTCTgccgaggaggaggagctATTGGGTTTGGCTGGCGACAACAAGGACAGCGAAGGCGAGCCCATCGAGAGAGATGAGCCGCTGCTGACAGTGCTAGATCGCTTGGTACTGTATTTGCGCATTGTTCATTCTGTGGATTACTACAATCACTGCGAGTATCCATATGAGGATGAGATGCCCAATCGCTGTGGTATCATCCATGCTCGTGGCCCAGCGCCCATGCGTGTCACCACCAACGATgttcaagaatatattaaGACGTATGAAGGCAAGCTAGTGCAATTCTTAACGAAGAGCGTTCAATTGAGCGAAGACGATATCAAAGAGCTTGGCGCCAAAAATGCAGACACGGAAGTGGAGAAATTCGTACAGGCCAACACCCAAGAATTGGCCAAAGACAAGTGGCTATGTCCGTTGTCGGGTAAAAAATTCAAAGGGCCCGAGTTCATCCGCAAGCACATCTTTAACAAGCATGAAGAGAAAGTTGACGAGGTTCGAAAGGAAGTcgaatatttcaataattatttgcGCGATCCCAAGCGCCCGCAGCTACCGGAGCATCCCGGCAGCTCTAAGCGCACGGACTCCGAGTCTGGCCGTGGCGGTGGCGG CTATCGACCACCGATGTATCCGCCCTTCTCAGCTATGCCTTATGGATTCGCGCCGCCCATGATGGGCGGTGGTGGTCGTGGAGGACGCAATTTTCCGCCAGCACGCAg AGAATTGCCTTTGGATCACCAACGACGGCTTATCGGTTACCATGATTTGGACGCGCCTGTTAATTCCGATATGTTTGACTAA